One stretch of Psilocybe cubensis strain MGC-MH-2018 chromosome 6, whole genome shotgun sequence DNA includes these proteins:
- a CDS encoding Putative epoxide hydrolase, which produces MASNVVPASSIRPFKIHIPDERIAILQYKLASATLPDELEDAGRDYGVPLADMQRLLGYWKSGYNWRKHEEELNTELPQFQTDIDVEGHGTLKLHFVHKQSDVAGAIPLLFVHGWPGSFIEVRKILPLLIQGTKEQPAFHVVALSLPGFGFSEAPKKKRFAFLQYAEICNKLMLSLGYDQYVTQGGDVGYTVTKTIASLYGGKHSKAWHTNYEAALPGQLVSKYVESAPPELLSQPLSYLRNLVTRYTPAEKAGLAKTAWFRAEGMGYFMEQTTQPQTLGYSLADSPVGLLAWIYEKLVNWSDKYPWTDDEVHNSWTRTRYRVFEAEHDSGGHFAAHEKPDELVADLRKMFGRGGPAYAVVEGKTGY; this is translated from the exons ATGGCGTCCAACGTTGTACCAGCGTCAAGTATCAGACCCTTCAAAATTCACATCCCAGATGAACGCATCGCTATTTTGCAATATAAACTAGCTTCTGCAACTCTTCCCGACGAACTTGAGGATGCAGGACGCGATTACGGCGTCCCTCTTGCGGATATGCAGCGTTTGCTTGGGTATTGGAAGTCGGGATATAACTGGAGGAAACACGAAGAAGAATTGAATACCGAGTTACCGCAATTCCAAACCGACATCGATGTGGAAGGACATGGCACACTAAAGCTCCACTTtgttcataaacaaagtGATGTCGCTGGTGCCATACCTTTATTATTTGTTCACGGCT GGCCTGGCAGTTTTATCGAAGTGCGCAAAATCCTACCTTTACTAATTCAAGGAACAAAGGAGCAGCCCGCGTTTCACGTCGTTGCACTCAGTTTGCCAGGATTTGGCTTTTCTGAGGCGCCTAAGAAAAAGAGATTCGCCTTTCTTCAATACGCCGAG ATTTGCAACAAGCTGATGCTGTCGCTGGGATATGACCAATACG TCACACAAGGCGGAGATGTAGGATACACT GTAACTAAAACCATAGCAAGTTTGTATGGAGGGAAGCATAGCAAAGCATGGCACACCAACTATGAAGCGGCACTCCCAGGACAGTTGGTATCGAAATATGTTGAATC GGCCCCGCCGGAGCTACTTTCACAGCCCCTTTCGTACCTCAGAAATTTGGTGACCAGGTATACACCAGCTGAGAAAGCAGGCCTAGCCAAAACAGCTTGGTTTAGGGCGGAAGGGATGGGGTATTTTATGGAGCAGACCACCCAGCCTCAAACGCTCGGATATAGTCTGGCTGATTCACCCGTCGGTCTGTTGGCATGGATCTACGAAAAGCTCGTCAATTGGAGTGACAAGTATCCTTGGACGGATGACGAAG TGCATAACAGTTGGACCAGAACACGATACAGGGTGTTCGAAGCTGAACATGACAGTGGAGGCCACTTTGCTGCTCATGAGAAACCTGATGAACTAGTTGCAGATTTAAGAAAAATGTTTGGAAGAGGAGGGCCAGCCTACGCCGTCGTCGAGGGCAAAACAGGCTATTAG